The Poecile atricapillus isolate bPoeAtr1 chromosome 35, bPoeAtr1.hap1, whole genome shotgun sequence genomic interval CAATTAATTGATGATCAGGTGAGTCAAGATCTTGATGTGGAAGTTTAGTGAGGGGCACCTTAATAAATGGTCTGGAAGGTTATTTTTTGGTCAGATACTGGCTGAGAGAGCAGCACCAAGGGCCTCACCTTGgtgagctggcagctgctgtcaCAGGCCATGTCACATCAGCTTTCCTGGTTTAGATCCTTGTCCAGAGCCTTCCACCCCATCCCACTGCACATCTCTGCAGGGGCATCAGCTGGgaaaaattcctccctgtgaggctGGGGAGGCACAGGAATGGCAGATAAAGGGGGTTAAAGAGGAGATTAAGATGGGCTGTTGGGATGAAACACCTCCCTGCGAGGCTGGTGAAGCCCTggaatggatttcccagaggattccccatccctggacgTGTCCAAGGCTAGTTGTTCCAACCTGggctagtgaaaggtgtccctgccggggcaggggtggcactggctgAACTTTAAGGTGCTTcccaaccattccatgattccctgaGCTCGGGAAGACAAAcgagggtgaggagcagctgtggcctCTGTGCCTTAGCAACAGCCCTGCCGGGAGACTGTTTGGTTCTCCTGGAATGCAGGCGGTCCCTGGGCTCGGCCTCAGTTGCCAGGGGAGGACTGGAAGGGGGGAGgaggtgtcccagcccagccaggtcgTTTTCCCCGCtccacagagcacagagagtTGCAGGTGAGTTCTCAGGGTGGAACTGCAAACACAGGAGCTGgtccagagctctgtggctttcccagctcccctggGCACACTGTTGCTTTTGGAGATGGTTGTGcagaggcagaagaattccATGGGAGTCCCAGTGTGAGTATTTGGGAGCTTGTAAAGAGGCTGGAGCAGAGATTCTCCAACCTGTGCTGGCTTAATTGGGTTACTTTGGGTTTTAACTCTTTGCATGACAAAAACCACTCTGAAGTCTGCCCATGCAGCTGTTGGAGGtggtggagctgctgccacagtCTGTAGTAGCTCATCTTGAAGTTTATCAGAATTTTGATCTGCTGAAACGTTTATTTCAGTCTCAGATTTCAGTGGctcctcccaggagctttctggGGGCGTCACACACCGAATGCatcatttctttttattcctgctCTCTCCTTTCATCTTAAATCACCTTTCAAGAACGACAGGAAGCTCAAAATGCAGGTTTTAAGCGCAGAAAGtagttttttttggttggattTCTTGATGCAAATCAATGCCcttgtgtccctgctgtgcccacaggCAGCCTGCCTCTGCAAAGTGGTACGACCGGAGGGACTACGTCTTCATCGAGTTCTGTGTTGAAGACAGCAAAGACGTAAATGTAAATTTTGAAAAGTCCAAACTCACGTTCAGGTGAGTAACTCAGGCCTAGGGAGGGCTGAGGAgaagcagggttttttttctacaagATGTTTTCAGGTTAAATAcggatttctttttctcttgcagCTGTCTTGGAGGAGGCGATAACTTCAAACATTTAAATGAAATCGATCTTTTTAATAATATCGATCCAAATGTGAGTATCCTGACTCTTCTGAGTTCTTGatgctggggaagggctggcacaggttgtccagagaaattgcagatgttccatccctggaagcgttcaAGGCCGtgttggagcaacctgggctagtggaaggtgtccctgcccatggcaggggtttggaacttGGGTTTTAAcgtcctttccaacccaaaccatggTTCTGTGATCCTAAAAAATACCATCTGTTCTTTAGGCTGCTCCCTgggttttgggaaaaattgtTCCTTAGAACATAAAAGCTCAAAGTCAGATCCAGGAAAGCTTCTCTGGGTGGTATTTTCCAGAACAAGGAGTAAGGGAAGAGGTGAAGATAAAGGAGGGATGTCAGCAGTTCGTGGTGAAGGTCATCCTGATGGTACTAATGGATATTTGGTCTTTTTCAGGAATCAAAGCATAAAAGAACAGACAGATCCATCTTGTGTTGTTTACGAAAAGGAGAGTCTGGTCAGGCATGGCCAAGGTTAACAAAAGAGAGGGCAAAGGTGGGTCTGGGCATCTGCTGCCTCCCCTGGTTTTAATTCTGTGAATATTTGGGTCATGTTCAAATTCTGGAGCAGTTTTGGGTCACTTTGCTGCTCCTTATGCCACGGCAGCTCTCGTTAACCTGCCTGTTCTAACTGACAGCCAGTTACTTCCTTGTCCTTAAATAATTCCTTGTCCTTAAATAACTCCTGGTTTTGGTGCAGCTCAACTGGCTCAGCGTGGACTTCAACAACTGGAAAGACTGGGAAGATGATTCAGATGAAGACATGTCCAATTTCGATCGCTTTTCTGAGGTAGGGAACAACAAATTCCTCAAGTTTTGGGAGTTGCCAGGTGATGAATCTGAGGTTTTTTTGCACCATCACTTTGTAATTCCTTCACTGGGGCAACTGATGTGTTAAAGCAAGGGGGGCCTGTTGGTTTAGGACAGTTTTGGGTGGAGAGTGGGGTTGGATTCACCCCAAAGTGTGGCTGTTCTGTCTCTGAGCAGATGATGAACAACATGGGAGGAGACGACGACGTAGACTTGCCAGAAGTAGATGGGGCAGATGATGTGAGTATGTGGGTGTAGTGAacacctgcagggctggctcagaAGTCCTGCACTCCCCCCTCAGCGCTGAAAAAGGTTTAAATAGCCCCAAACCTTGTTTGCACAGGTGATGTCACCTGGGGAggccccttccctcccctctcagtggtgctgagggtgctggggacaccagtTTGGTGTCTGTGTCTCTCTGCAGTGACTGGGGGGTCACTGTGGGTCTGCAGTGAGGCCAAACTGAGCTCACTGAGActtctggaacctcaaaatccagatttgggaacagcagctctttGCTGATGGGTGGGGTGGTAGAGGAGCTGTCTGCTCCACTTAAAGGTTGTTTGTTCTCCTTTCCAGGACTCACCAGACAGTGATGATGAAAGtaagttgttttttgttgttgttgttgttttccccTCACACACCTGCTGAAGGCTCTGATGCAGCCTCGGGCAGGGCCAGCAGATGTTCCTCCTGGCCACCAGCTAAAGCCAGCCCTGGGAGACAAATCTAATCTGGGAAAGCCTCTCCATGCAAGCCCCAAATACCAGTTTGAccttcccaggcagctgcagtcCAGGGAGGCTTTGGCTTTAGGAGCAGCACGTGCTCAGGGTGGCTCTGGCACGgctttcccttgggaagagcCAGGGGGGAGGGCAGAGGCCCCAAACTGCCCCGTGACCTCCTTGGTTGGAGGCCAGGTCATCTTGCTCATGTCCCTTGTGACATAATAGTGCCCTGGGAGCTTTTAAAAACCAACCAAGCAGAACATAAAACCCACAGACCAAGCCTAAAACCACTaattctctcttttcccctctagAAATGCCGGATCTGGAGTAAG includes:
- the PTGES3 gene encoding prostaglandin E synthase 3 isoform X2; amino-acid sequence: MVVQRQKNSMGVPVQPASAKWYDRRDYVFIEFCVEDSKDVNVNFEKSKLTFSCLGGGDNFKHLNEIDLFNNIDPNESKHKRTDRSILCCLRKGESGQAWPRLTKERAKLNWLSVDFNNWKDWEDDSDEDMSNFDRFSEMMNNMGGDDDVDLPEVDGADDDSPDSDDEKMPDLE
- the PTGES3 gene encoding prostaglandin E synthase 3 isoform X1; protein product: MGPRGVFGGCCAFLGASVATGTRRTVAAETAANSRQPASAKWYDRRDYVFIEFCVEDSKDVNVNFEKSKLTFSCLGGGDNFKHLNEIDLFNNIDPNESKHKRTDRSILCCLRKGESGQAWPRLTKERAKLNWLSVDFNNWKDWEDDSDEDMSNFDRFSEMMNNMGGDDDVDLPEVDGADDDSPDSDDEKMPDLE